From the genome of Medicago truncatula cultivar Jemalong A17 chromosome 2, MtrunA17r5.0-ANR, whole genome shotgun sequence:
TCATGTTGAAGGTTATGCATATGATGGGTTTGTCATAATCACGTTGATGCCAAACATTGCAAAAGTGTAGCTTTGGCCGATATCACAATGGCTCGACGTGATTTTGGTAATTCCACAAAAAATCCAAACACGCACTTACATGATTACTTTGAGAATAAAAATGAGGTGTTGTGTGTGTTCTTCCTCAATTAAACATGTCGTGGGGAATAAAATTGTCGGTTATAATTTATATCGACACACAATCTATTGAATTGTAATTGGAGAATAGAAAAATTGTATCTAAGTTTTGGAAAACCTTGCGACATTCAATCGTTAAATGGGTCTattttttccttgttttttctttagGTGACCTCACCATATGGAAACAATATTCATCATAATGAGAATGTTACAGTTGGTAATTTCGCCTTTACAACTTCAGAGAGTGGGAACTACATTGCATGCTTCTGGGTTGCTCAGAATCATGGAGGTGGTAATGTTAGTATGAACCTTGATTGGAAAATTGGAGTTGCAGCTAAGGATTGGGATTCGGTTGctagaaaagagaaaattgaggtAAACATTTCAATGTaacgacatataattttgatgtcaaatataatgtcatttgatttttatgcgtatttttaaaatgtgtgtAAGTTGTAGTAGATAAGAAGTACATGAATGAAAGATGTACTATATCAGtattttgatgttcaaataataacaaatatGTCAAACGATTGATGTTAAGGGAGTAGAGCTTGAGTTGAGAAAGCTAGAGGGATCAGTGGAGGCTATCCATGAGAATTTGATACGTCTTAAGGACAGGTAATTTTAATAATGTAAATAGCAAACTAGTACAGTACCTCTTTTACTCAATAAGATTTatgttatatattattattaattattttttggtatatTAATCAGGGAAGCAGGGATGAGGACAGTGAGTGAATCAACAAATGCAAGAGTGGCATGGTTTAGTTTTATGTCTTTGGGTATTTGCATTGCAGTTTCAGTTTTGCAGTTGTGGCATTTGAAAAGATACTTCCAGAAGAAGAAGCTTATTTAGATGCTACTAGTACTagtgtttgttatattttaaagatGGAATTTTATGACTTTTAACATTTTATAAACCTTTACTTATTCTCTagtagccaaaaaaaaatatccacttGCATTTGCAAGTTTCCAACTTTTCTTATcatcaaaattttcttataagGCATTAAACTATGTAAGATGATGGATGATCaatgataataaaatacaaatactCCTTTTGAGTCgataagactttttttttctaCGTTTCAAACTTCATATTGggtttgatttgattgaataAAACAGACAAACGGCATTattactataattaaaatataattatgtaAATTGTCTTTTTAATCATCAAGAAAGACATTGTGCATCAAAAAATGCTGTGTTTGATTACTAGAATGAaaatcacattaaaaaaaaacagtaataaaaaaatgattttttagttaAACTACTAAAAATCGTTTCTCATTTAAAGCaactattaaattattatttttttaagataaaaacgATTCCGTATTATTGTGTTGTGTTGGTTTGGGACCTTGAAATATGCTCCACTTAAGGTCTTTTATCCAACTTTTCCCGTGTCAATTTTTACCTGATAAGTAAGCACCTTAGGGCTTAAACAAAGGATAAGTTACAAAATTTATAGTATGTACAATGTAGTAGCGGTATTACTGCATAATATTCATTCATGCTCATAGCATGTAGCACCAATCAAGATAACCAAACTGAGAGGCTCGTCTATGGCCTCCATTAAGTTGATCTTCCTCTGGTTTGGTTCATCAATCTTTTAACCACTAAagcaaatgaaaatattaatcttTGGAGCACTTGTTCGGACAGCAAAACTAATCCAAGTTGAACCTAACACCTTGAAATTCTGGGACAGGAGGACAAAGAAGCACGACCTCGTTGATTGTGGTTTTTAGGATCTTTAGGATTTGAAGATGTTTTTTGTGATGCATTTCAAATGCTAGTTTATAGTAAAGATCCTATGAGATATCACGTTATCTTTCACCAACATCGTTTATTTGTATTTGACGGAAATGACCAGCATGAGTTAACTGATTaagttaaaaaaccaaaatgaaactTCTTAAAATTAGGAGACCAACTTGAAATTCAAAgaaaagttaagggatcaaaagtaaattgaatcaaattcaaattaaaacacaatttttttattgttacaaatgagaaaaatgagaaaacaaGACAGAGAAACTAGGGCTTAATGCCTTAAAAACTTGTGCCCATGGCATCAACAAGCAATAAAGGTGAATCAAGAAACACCAAATCATCATTGCTTTGGGCACCCATCTTTGCAAGGAAGTCATCGCATTGgttcccttttccaaaagtacAGTGTAACATAATCTTGATCAGCCAAATTTCATAACCAAACCTTTGATTCTTTTGGTCTCCCTCCTGAATAAGCTTGATTGTAGGCATGGAATCCATGTAGCATAAATTTCCAAGACATTGTTTTACTGTACTTTTGACAATCATGGGAGAGGAAGTAAACCCTTATTCTCtaaattagataaaaaaaaaaataaaaaaaaaagattctcaAATTTTAAATGACATACAAAACAATACATTAGCTCCACAAAAGTGAACTCATCATCAATTCAGAAGTCCAGCTGTAACTGGAAATCAGTACGAAATGCCCTGTGTTAAAAATTGCATCAGGCTTTATTCTATTCGAATTATCCCACGGTGCATGTATCTGAACCGGCAAATCTCATCAAAAAAATCATCAGCACTGTTATGTGAACCCTTCATCTGAAGAATCTTGATAACCATGGTCCTTAGATTTTTCCCATATTTTACCAACGACTCAAGAGTGCTCATTTTCTGTTCAGCATTTAATGGCGATCTCACAGTGATGAAGACCTCCTCCAAACATggaatcacaaattcagaatcaaCCTGTAAAATAAATGGATATCTTGTTTAGATAATGTTACTTAAAGAACATGCTCAAGCAGATTTATACGATCAAAGTTAATATGAATTTGAAGCCTGTTTGTTTTCTTCGACGCAGGTCCTTCCAAAAGCTATAGTGTGTAGCTTCCTTGAAATCATTGTTATAATATATCGAAATGCAAGAATTTAAGTTTCAAAACATAAGCTTACATGTTTTAGACTGTTCTTCTGGCATAGTGCTGCAAACATGGCTCCATGGATATCAAACTTGCGCAGCTTGGGATGGCTGTTgaagaaatcaacaaaatcaATCTCTGGAAAGGGTTGAAGAGCATCATAGTCCCCAGTGAATTCAACCTTCATATAAAGATGTTTCACATCACTTGCCAATTTCAGCATTTTACAGATTGCATCCCAACACCACTGTATCCCCCTCATTGACAGAAACTCCAGGGATGCAAGGTTCCCAAAATCAATCATGTATACTCTCCCTGCAAGCAATAAACaagtaaagaaagaaaattgagCTTACAAAGGCAATCACTTTTTAGTAAATTCCAAGAGAGCAATAAAAAACAAAGGTCAGTAAGAAATATGAAAGTACAAGAATCACTTGAAACATTCGACTACCTGCACTGTTGGAAATTGAAAGGTTCTTCAAATGCTTGGTTTCAGGGACCCTAATCCAACTACAGCCTTGTACCTCAAGAGATTCAATTTTAGGGGAGGTCAGTGAAAGCGAACAGTTCCCAAGACCATAAAAATCCAGCTTGCACTGCTCCAAAAATGGCAGGGTGATCGAAATTGATCGGACACCTTCACATCCAAGCAGTAGTAACCTTGTCAGATTTGGACAGGCCTGAATCATTGCATTTACTGCAGCATCCTCGACTCTTGCCCCAACAACTTCAAGGATCCTAAGATTATGGAACGTTTCCCATTTAGGGATAAGTTTGATCAAGACACCCCACAATTTTAGAGTTTCCACATTGACTGCTGCACCAATGCAATCCAACTTTGATGGGCTTTCATGTATAATCTCATTATCGCCAAGGTTGTCCATTCGAAGCTCCAGATGAGAGAGAGACGGACCTGCAAGTGATAGCCATGAAGCAAGGCCATACACAGAGAAAGGGCAGTAAACAACTAGCTCCTCTAATCTCTCAACAGCTGATACCATTCTTTTCACAATAATGTCAGAATTTTCACGGTGAGGAGCGTTATCAAACGCATTGCGAGTGAAATAGAGACTTCTTATACAAGCCATTGAGTTCTTCCATCGCTTAGAAACACAATTGCAATATGCAACATCGCGGCCATTACTGACATGTGACAATATGTACTGAAGTATGACATCAGGCAGAGATTCAATTTCTGTAGGCTCGATTGCTGTGGacaataattgaaataaatagctGTCAGTATACGGACAAATCAAATAACGTCTTTCCAAATTTGCAATATACAAATAGAGTATGATTTGAAGTCAAAATCGGTGCCGTCATGCACAAGCATCAGAATTTTCTGAAAACCTCAAATCATCTAACTCTCGCAAACTAATTGAAACATTTCATTTCTCAAATTGTCTTATTTATATAATCCCTTCCCAGTTTAGCTCCCAATTCTGTTGTACTTAAACAATACTAACCAGTATAACAACGGATCAAATAACATGTTTCCAAATTAGCAATATGCGAGTGAAGAGTacaatttaaatcaaaatcaatgtcatcAAGCAAAAGAATTAACTACTAGAATCTAAAAACCTCAAATCAAATTACTCTAacaaattaattgaataatcTTTTTCCTCTAACTATCTTAATTATCACAATCCCTTTGAGTTTAGCTCCCATTTACTTCAAATTACCCTCAAAATTAACACCCCCAAACGCCAAATCTGAATTCAAAAAACATACTTTAAATCACAAAATAAGATAGtgattaaacataaaaattatcGTCAAATCTCTAtagaacaaaatcaaaacaatcactcttaaaaatgttaaatttgcATTTAGAGTTTAATTAAACATAGCAAAGAATAAAACCTAGATTGGAAAAGGtgagttttttttaagcaataaaaataattagataGACCCAATTAAGATCTAAGCACTATAACACAATTACAAAAAGAAATGAACACATATCTTGAATTTGGGTTacaaaaaaattgcatgaaaatgtaaaatttattgaattatgaatgaatcCAGCTAAGTTAAAGCAAAAagggtgagagagagagagagagagagagagagagagagagagagagagagagagagagagaaaatgctTACTACGCATGATGAATTGATGTGAAGATCTGAAATTAGGGTTAGGTTACAAAGCTGTTGTTGAGAAATGTGAGTGAGAGAGATATAAATATGTAATGTAAAGTTTATGGTTTTTAATTTGAGatctaaaatgaaattattttacGGTGAAGGAGGGTGAATTGAAAAAAGCCCGCGTTAACGTTTTAGAGATTTCaaatttgtttgaaattcaattcaattagtTAGATTAGATTCCATTTTACACGCGCACTACACTACACTTCCACCGgtcatttttttatggaaaatataattattctttaCACACACTCACGCATGCACTTTAGTATTTAAGAAAAAGTGCAAGTACAAACAAGCTTGATTGCCATGCGGTAATTACTAATTACACAGTAAAAAGTACAAGTTTGATTGTCATGTACTTTTTCTCGGTTCAAACTTGAGACATTGTAATTGATTGTCTAAGTTTTAAAATTGTACTAGTAGTATTTTTCACTTAGTTTAGGTAGGTAGTAAGGATTTATTTAGTTTGAATTGCATAAGATTTGTGTTTGAATTATAACGTTGATGTTATAACGTGTTGATGGATAATCTTTAAGAGCACCTCTAGTAGTTGACATGAAGTAATCGTCCGTCAGTTAGCTCGTGTATCATAAAGTCCATTAATTTGGCAAAATTTTTGTTGGAGTGCGCCAACTTGGAGAAACCGCACGTTCAGAAGATAACACAGTTATTTTGATtagaaaatcaataaataaactaGCCGTTATGCCAATGAGGTACTCTTCTATtacttttctcttttgtttgtaatttttataaattgtgTTCGTTTGAGAAATTACACTCGATTTTTCTctcacaattttctcttttgctcttattttttttacacacaATTTTTCTCATGTAATTTTAACTTCACAA
Proteins encoded in this window:
- the LOC11423572 gene encoding transmembrane emp24 domain-containing protein p24delta3, which gives rise to MEKNIVLAVLFLYLFSTCHAIWINLPVSGTKCVSEEIQNNVVVLADYIVLPTDRSNQPTLSVKVTSPYGNNIHHNENVTVGNFAFTTSESGNYIACFWVAQNHGGGNVSMNLDWKIGVAAKDWDSVARKEKIEGVELELRKLEGSVEAIHENLIRLKDREAGMRTVSESTNARVAWFSFMSLGICIAVSVLQLWHLKRYFQKKKLI
- the LOC11425124 gene encoding F-box protein At1g10780 → MRTIEPTEIESLPDVILQYILSHVSNGRDVAYCNCVSKRWKNSMACIRSLYFTRNAFDNAPHRENSDIIVKRMVSAVERLEELVVYCPFSVYGLASWLSLAGPSLSHLELRMDNLGDNEIIHESPSKLDCIGAAVNVETLKLWGVLIKLIPKWETFHNLRILEVVGARVEDAAVNAMIQACPNLTRLLLLGCEGVRSISITLPFLEQCKLDFYGLGNCSLSLTSPKIESLEVQGCSWIRVPETKHLKNLSISNSAGRVYMIDFGNLASLEFLSMRGIQWCWDAICKMLKLASDVKHLYMKVEFTGDYDALQPFPEIDFVDFFNSHPKLRKFDIHGAMFAALCQKNSLKHVDSEFVIPCLEEVFITVRSPLNAEQKMSTLESLVKYGKNLRTMVIKILQMKGSHNSADDFFDEICRFRYMHRGIIRIE